A window from Cryptomeria japonica chromosome 1, Sugi_1.0, whole genome shotgun sequence encodes these proteins:
- the LOC131026856 gene encoding uncharacterized protein LOC131026856 has translation MEAFIHSLDVRMWEVVSNKYDIPSIVPTDADERTKYELDKRARFAILCGLSKEVFVKVMYFKSANEVWTNLESIYQVASYFLRIDEVVNARKGLGEEIDEHDVVAKVIRTLLPKFETKISALEEKKIFSKMTVHQLQSTLTAYEMRIGNTPSTSKETTFKIEKQEESESELSDVFETLLVRKLRKKFQGKFKCFGCGKTGHFAAKCPYLDLSKDEDKSEKSFKKPWNPNKRLNNFKKKSLVSKEETEDESDESNVDGCETLFMTKVEFEKPVAIKSESDSEVEIEDVNLEEELLCALQEVKRFKKLVISYEDSNQILQLDIVNANKVIETQRSLIERKEQEISTLQKQVYTLEKQQHSTEKGETSHHNSVIANKN, from the exons ATGGAAGCATTTATTCATTCTCTGGATGTCAGAATGTGGGAAGTTGTATCTAACAAGTATGATATACCATCTATTGTACCTACTGATGCAGATGAAAGGACAAAATATGAACTGGATAAGAGAGCTCGCTTTGCAATTCTTTGTGGGTTATCAAAAGAAGTATTTGTTAAAGTAATGTACTTCAAATCAGCCAATGAGGTATGGACAAATCTTGAATCCATTTATCAAG TGGCAAGTTATTTTCTTCGTATTGATGAAGTTGTAAATGCCCGAAAGGGTCTtggtgaagaaattgatgaacatgATGTGGTTGCAAAAGTAATTAGAACATTATTaccaaaatttgaaactaaaataTCTGCTCTTGAAGAGAAGAAAATTTTCTCTAAAATGACTGTGCATCAGCTTCAAAGTACTCTTACTGCTTATGAAATGAGAATTGGTAATACCCCTTCTACCTCTAAGGAAACAACTTTTAAAATTGAGAAACAGGAAGAGAGTGAGTCTGAATTAtctgatgtttttgaaactttactGGTTAGGAAACTTAGGAAGAAGTTTCAAGGAAAGTTTAAATGTTTTGGCTGTGGTAAAACCGGTCACTTTGCAGCAAAATGTCCGTATTTAGATCTAAGTAAAGATGAAGATAAATCTGAAAAATCGTTTAAAAAACCTTGGAATCCTAATAAAAGGTTGAACAATTTTAAAAAGAAGAGTCTTGTGTCAAAAGAAGAGACTGAAGACGAATCTGATGAGTCAAATGTTGATGGTTGTGAAACACTATTCATGACGAAAGTTGAATTTGAAAAACCAGTTGCAATAAAATCTGAATCAGATTCTGAAGTTGAAATAGAAGATGTAAATCTTGAAGAAGAACTTCTTTGTGCTCTTCAAGAAGTAAAAAGATTTAAGAAACTTGTAATTTCTTATGAAGATTCCAATCAGATCTTACAACTTGATATAGTAAATGCAAACAAGGTTATTGAAACTCAGAGAAGtcttattgaaagaaaagaacaagaaaTTAGTACTCTACAAAAACAAGTATACACTCTTGAAAAACAACAACATTCTACTGAAAAAGGAGAAACTTCACATCATAATTCTGTAATAGCAAACAAAAATTAG